One window of Triticum dicoccoides isolate Atlit2015 ecotype Zavitan chromosome 5A, WEW_v2.0, whole genome shotgun sequence genomic DNA carries:
- the LOC119300322 gene encoding uncharacterized protein LOC119300322 has product MHGGRQRPRFTDAGTAFLCCFFFFLLFDLQESSSTIITNPMKEEEEALRLTIKSPAQVPFRQAAGAAAHAVLPGGGSFKSSVRGYETSLSRLFSGRIARTSSLLTADDGVLSASVHTANKTPPSVPAAAEKTGMHRSQSLPMNMKLSSAKSIKRMNSLDGVYRVVPSTP; this is encoded by the exons ATGCACGGCGGGCGCCAAAGACCTCGCTTCACCGACGCCGGTACTG CTTTcctctgctgcttcttcttcttcctcctcttcgattTGCAGGAGAGTAGTAGTACTATAATAACAAATCcaatgaaggaggaggaggaggccctgcGCCTCACGATCA AAAGTCCGGCTCAGGTTCCGTTCCGGCAAGCCGCCGGCGCCGCAGCGCACGCCGTCCTGCCGGGAGGGGGCAGCTTCAAGTCGTCGGTCAGAGGCTATGAGACGTCCCTCTCCAGGCTCTTCAGTGGAAGGATCGCTAGGACCTCGTCGCTCCTGACGGCGGACGATGGCGTGCTCTCGGCCTCCGTGCACACCGCCAACAAGACGCCGCCGAGTGTTCCTGCCGCCGCT GAGAAGACGGGTATGCACCGGTCGcagtccctcccgatgaacatgaagtTGAGCTCGGCCAAAAGCATCAAGAGGATGAACTCGCTCGACGGCGTGTACCGCGTCGTCCCCTCCACGCCATGa